One Nocardia farcinica genomic region harbors:
- a CDS encoding non-ribosomal peptide synthetase: MNVPELVTDLRQRGVHLWADGEQLRFRAPQGVLTADHREQLAAHKPAVLAHLAREQATISVSADPDAAHEPFPLTPVQQAYLIGRDPTYPFGGVACASYLEIAYDSAEPAVLEQAWNTLVARHDMLRATVHADGYQQVAATVPHYAIPVTDLPDADPADLAAALDRRRDALLGSAGDPGTWPLFALHITRTGTGCVLHLLVELLVVDAASMQLLLAELDDLVRAGDAAALPPAPAIGFRDYLLGVQQLRHGPRYHRDRDYWQARIDSLPAAPDLPTRANTDDADVEPGFDRLHHRLPAAALAGLTRHATAHGLTASGAVLAAYAEVIGRWSRTRRFTLNLPVFNRLPAHADIGAVLGDFTSVELLGIDLDEHDTFADRARGITTQLFTDLDHRLFDGVEVLGELTRRAGNPVLMPVVFTSTLGSGDAGARARRGRILRGITRTPQVWLDCQITPDDDGLLVAWDVRRGVLAGDTATAAFAAFVDLLTRLAETPETWTEPYPVPLPAAQRARRDRYNDTAAATTPRLLHQRILARADLAPDAPAVIHRDRVLGYGELRRRVAATAVALRDAGVRAGDRVAVLMEKGPEQVVAVLATSTIGAAYVPITVTQPMARRERIIERAGARVALTQSWLRDAGEIPATTEPLAVDLLAGIDIVPDSAGDPDTPAYVIYTSGSTGEPKGVVVTHRAAANTLDDIETRFALTPADRVLGIASLAFDLSVWDIFGVLAAGGAVVLPDQDRADDPSHWLDLVHRHAVTLWNSVPGHLQMLLDVLDSPPDPAAPAAPAARIAALRLVLLSGDWIPLDLPDRMRAHHPELTVIGLGGATEAAIWSIHHPVREIDPRWRSIPYGTPLRNQAVHVLDGALQDCPDHVTGEIHIGGTGLAEGYLGDEELTTQRFIRHPRTGDRLYRTGDLGRFHPDGRLEFLGREDTQVKIRGHRVELGEIESALRRHPAVADAAVLVDGRGPGARLFGFAEIATGDGGGGQAAAEVLAAAEHAAAAAHRDIDGEAFVALMNAVDEMAMLSIAAELRANGLFDHRDRAHDIAEIAAATGVSDRQHGLLTRWLAALADGGAVRHDPATGRYRDLIAAGPDAVEAAWRRIDELEAIVGYGSETLSYIKACSSRLDDLLRGALDVRELLFPAGKPGAAHAVYRTNLVARSSHRIVIDTVCEIARQTPHRLRVLEVGAGIAGTSTDLIPALAEFEPDYLFTDISEYFLGEARARFAAHPWVRYGRFDINADALDQGLRPNSADVILCANVLHNSVDADAVLARLRDLLAPGGWLVFLEPTRQHNYALLVSMEFEFFSELAAFTDVRAGTGQAFFTRDQWLRQLDTAGAEQVRVLPAEDAPLAASGQGVFIARFKSERHTVTEHQLTDHVATLLPTHMVPDELHLLDALPRSANGKLDRSALAARVAAAPAATADAAYTPPADEIEERIAQLWQEMLGVPKVGRDQNFYTLGGDSLLLSQMVGKLRDRVPEVADIEWQELLRDVLRNPTVAALAARRRGARTAPADTTTAPTSVRPLGGAAGHPAGTWVLVHGGTGTLSPYDALLPHLRAAHPGALLGLELTDAAKYSALPADTVIGRQAADYASELLAHDSRFRIIGYSVGGLLAAEIARTLTEAGATVDELTVIGAYQPPAVHDELLTEYVFARSLGVDPATVGFPADDTAVETAVRVILDRTPDRVPAGALAGLDGAAALPAAQFRQLAAVPRADRLAALHTAATAATGPYRTGGLTLAEFLRQFEIFAHNLRAMGAHRAEPYVGPIRVLCNGGTATLMGTRAEVARYWSRVGLGTVVIDDIPGDHLTSMSAAHAAEVAARITAPLPEARGERQP, encoded by the coding sequence CGCCGAACCCGCAGTCCTCGAACAGGCGTGGAACACCCTCGTTGCCCGCCACGACATGCTCCGCGCCACCGTCCACGCCGACGGCTACCAACAGGTCGCCGCGACCGTACCGCACTACGCGATCCCGGTGACCGATCTGCCGGACGCCGACCCCGCCGACCTCGCCGCCGCCCTCGACCGCCGGCGCGACGCCCTGCTCGGTTCGGCCGGCGACCCCGGCACCTGGCCGCTGTTCGCGCTGCACATCACCCGCACCGGCACCGGATGCGTCCTGCACCTGCTGGTGGAACTGCTGGTGGTCGACGCCGCGAGCATGCAGCTGCTGCTCGCCGAACTCGACGACCTCGTGCGCGCCGGCGACGCCGCCGCACTGCCACCCGCCCCCGCGATCGGCTTCCGCGACTACCTGCTCGGCGTCCAGCAGCTGCGCCACGGCCCGCGCTACCACCGCGACCGCGACTACTGGCAGGCCAGAATCGACTCCCTGCCCGCCGCACCCGACCTGCCCACCCGCGCGAACACCGACGACGCCGACGTCGAGCCCGGCTTCGACCGGTTGCACCACCGGCTGCCCGCCGCCGCCCTGGCCGGACTGACCCGCCACGCGACAGCGCACGGCCTGACCGCCTCCGGCGCGGTGCTGGCCGCCTACGCCGAGGTGATCGGGCGGTGGAGCCGCACCCGGCGGTTCACCCTGAACCTGCCGGTGTTCAACCGGCTGCCCGCGCACGCCGACATCGGCGCGGTGCTCGGCGATTTCACCTCCGTCGAACTGCTCGGCATCGACCTCGACGAGCACGACACCTTCGCCGACCGCGCCCGCGGCATCACCACCCAGCTGTTCACCGATCTGGATCACCGCCTGTTCGACGGCGTGGAAGTGCTCGGCGAACTCACCCGCCGCGCGGGCAACCCGGTGCTCATGCCCGTCGTGTTCACCAGCACCCTCGGCTCCGGCGACGCCGGGGCGCGTGCCCGGCGCGGCCGCATCCTGCGCGGCATCACCCGCACCCCGCAGGTGTGGCTCGACTGCCAGATCACCCCCGACGACGACGGATTGCTGGTCGCCTGGGACGTCCGCCGCGGCGTGCTGGCCGGGGACACGGCCACCGCCGCGTTCGCCGCGTTCGTCGATCTGCTCACCCGGCTCGCCGAAACCCCCGAAACCTGGACCGAGCCCTACCCAGTGCCCCTCCCCGCGGCGCAGCGCGCTCGGCGCGACCGGTACAACGACACCGCCGCCGCGACCACGCCGCGGCTGCTGCACCAGCGGATCCTGGCGCGCGCCGACCTCGCGCCCGACGCGCCCGCGGTCATCCACCGCGACCGCGTGCTCGGCTACGGCGAGCTACGGCGCCGCGTCGCCGCCACCGCCGTCGCACTGCGCGATGCGGGCGTGCGGGCCGGTGACCGGGTGGCCGTGCTCATGGAGAAGGGGCCGGAACAGGTCGTGGCCGTGCTCGCGACGTCGACGATCGGCGCCGCCTACGTGCCGATCACCGTCACCCAGCCGATGGCCCGCCGGGAACGGATCATCGAGCGGGCGGGCGCCCGGGTGGCGCTCACCCAGTCCTGGCTGCGCGACGCGGGCGAGATCCCCGCCACCACCGAACCCCTGGCCGTCGACCTGCTGGCGGGCATCGACATCGTGCCCGACAGCGCGGGCGACCCCGACACCCCCGCCTACGTCATCTACACCTCCGGCTCCACCGGCGAACCGAAAGGCGTCGTCGTCACCCACCGCGCCGCGGCCAACACCCTCGACGACATCGAGACGCGCTTCGCCCTCACCCCCGCCGACCGGGTGCTCGGCATCGCGAGCCTGGCCTTCGACCTGTCGGTGTGGGACATCTTCGGCGTGCTCGCCGCCGGCGGCGCGGTCGTGCTCCCCGACCAGGACCGCGCCGACGACCCCTCCCACTGGCTCGACCTGGTCCACCGGCACGCGGTCACGCTGTGGAACAGCGTGCCCGGACACCTGCAGATGCTGCTGGACGTGCTCGACTCCCCGCCCGATCCGGCCGCACCGGCCGCACCCGCGGCCCGCATCGCCGCGCTGCGGCTGGTCCTGCTGTCCGGCGACTGGATCCCCCTTGACCTACCCGACCGGATGCGCGCCCACCACCCCGAGCTCACCGTGATCGGACTGGGCGGGGCCACCGAGGCCGCCATCTGGTCCATCCACCACCCGGTGCGCGAGATCGACCCGCGGTGGCGCAGCATCCCCTACGGCACCCCGCTGCGGAACCAGGCCGTGCACGTGCTCGACGGTGCGTTGCAGGACTGCCCCGACCACGTCACCGGCGAAATCCACATCGGCGGAACGGGACTGGCCGAGGGCTACCTCGGCGACGAGGAGCTGACCACGCAGCGGTTCATCCGGCACCCCCGCACCGGCGACCGGCTGTACCGCACCGGCGATCTGGGCCGCTTCCACCCCGACGGCAGGCTCGAATTCCTCGGCCGCGAGGACACCCAGGTCAAGATCCGCGGCCACCGGGTCGAACTCGGCGAGATCGAGTCGGCGCTGCGCCGCCATCCCGCCGTCGCCGATGCCGCGGTCCTGGTCGACGGCAGGGGACCGGGCGCGCGGCTGTTCGGCTTCGCCGAGATCGCGACCGGCGACGGCGGCGGCGGGCAGGCCGCGGCGGAGGTGCTCGCTGCCGCCGAGCACGCCGCGGCGGCCGCGCACCGCGACATCGACGGCGAAGCGTTCGTCGCGCTGATGAACGCCGTCGACGAGATGGCCATGCTGTCCATCGCCGCCGAGTTGCGCGCGAACGGCCTGTTCGATCACCGCGACCGCGCCCACGACATCGCCGAGATCGCCGCCGCCACCGGTGTTTCCGACCGCCAGCACGGCCTGCTGACTCGCTGGCTGGCCGCCCTCGCCGACGGGGGAGCCGTGCGCCACGATCCGGCCACCGGCCGCTACCGCGATCTGATCGCCGCGGGTCCGGACGCGGTCGAGGCGGCGTGGCGGCGTATCGACGAACTGGAAGCGATCGTCGGCTACGGCAGCGAGACCCTGTCCTACATCAAGGCATGCAGCAGCAGACTCGACGACCTGCTGCGCGGCGCGCTCGACGTGCGCGAACTGCTGTTCCCCGCCGGGAAACCCGGCGCCGCCCACGCGGTGTACCGCACGAACCTGGTGGCGCGCAGCTCCCATCGCATCGTGATCGACACCGTGTGCGAAATCGCCCGGCAGACACCGCACCGGCTGCGGGTGCTCGAGGTCGGCGCGGGCATCGCGGGCACCAGCACCGACCTGATCCCCGCGCTGGCCGAGTTCGAACCGGACTATTTGTTCACCGACATCTCCGAGTACTTCCTCGGCGAAGCCCGCGCGAGGTTCGCCGCGCATCCCTGGGTGCGTTACGGGCGCTTCGACATCAACGCCGACGCGCTCGACCAGGGCCTGCGACCCAACTCCGCCGATGTCATCCTGTGCGCGAACGTGCTGCACAACTCGGTCGACGCCGACGCGGTGCTGGCGCGGCTGCGCGACCTGCTCGCGCCGGGCGGCTGGCTGGTGTTCCTCGAACCCACCCGGCAGCACAACTACGCGCTGCTGGTGTCGATGGAGTTCGAGTTCTTCAGTGAGCTGGCCGCCTTCACCGATGTTCGCGCGGGCACCGGGCAGGCGTTCTTCACCCGCGACCAGTGGCTGCGCCAGCTCGACACCGCCGGGGCCGAGCAGGTGCGCGTGCTGCCCGCCGAGGACGCTCCGCTCGCCGCCTCCGGCCAGGGCGTGTTCATCGCCCGGTTCAAGAGCGAGCGGCACACCGTCACCGAACACCAACTCACCGACCACGTCGCGACGCTGCTGCCGACCCACATGGTGCCCGACGAACTGCACCTGCTCGACGCCCTGCCCCGCTCGGCCAACGGGAAACTCGACCGGTCCGCGCTGGCCGCCCGCGTCGCCGCCGCACCGGCCGCCACCGCCGATGCCGCCTACACCCCGCCCGCCGACGAGATCGAGGAGCGGATCGCGCAGCTGTGGCAGGAGATGCTCGGCGTGCCCAAGGTCGGCCGCGACCAGAACTTCTACACCCTCGGCGGTGATTCGCTGCTGTTGTCGCAGATGGTCGGCAAGTTGCGCGACCGCGTCCCCGAGGTCGCCGACATCGAATGGCAGGAACTGCTGCGCGACGTCCTGCGCAACCCGACCGTCGCCGCGCTGGCCGCCCGCCGCCGCGGGGCGCGGACCGCGCCCGCCGACACCACCACCGCACCGACCTCGGTGCGGCCGTTGGGCGGCGCGGCCGGACACCCCGCGGGAACCTGGGTGCTGGTGCATGGCGGCACCGGCACGCTCTCGCCCTACGACGCGCTGCTCCCGCATCTGCGCGCCGCGCACCCCGGGGCCCTGCTCGGGCTCGAGCTCACCGACGCGGCGAAGTACTCGGCACTGCCCGCGGACACGGTGATCGGCAGGCAGGCCGCCGACTACGCGAGCGAGCTGCTCGCGCACGACAGCCGCTTCCGGATCATCGGCTATTCCGTCGGCGGGTTGCTGGCCGCCGAGATCGCGCGCACCCTGACCGAGGCGGGGGCGACGGTGGACGAACTCACCGTGATCGGCGCCTACCAGCCGCCCGCCGTGCACGACGAGCTGCTCACCGAGTACGTCTTCGCCCGCTCCCTCGGCGTCGACCCGGCCACCGTCGGATTCCCCGCCGACGACACCGCGGTCGAGACCGCGGTGCGTGTCATCCTCGACCGCACCCCGGACCGGGTTCCGGCCGGTGCGCTCGCCGGGCTCGACGGCGCCGCCGCACTCCCGGCCGCGCAGTTCCGGCAGCTGGCGGCCGTGCCGCGCGCCGATCGCCTCGCCGCGCTGCACACCGCCGCCACCGCCGCGACCGGGCCCTACCGGACCGGCGGACTCACACTCGCCGAATTCCTAAGGCAGTTCGAGATTTTCGCGCACAACCTGCGGGCGATGGGCGCGCACCGCGCCGAGCCCTACGTCGGCCCGATCCGGGTGCTCTGCAACGGCGGTACCGCCACGCTGATGGGCACCCGGGCCGAGGTGGCGCGGTACTGGTCACGGGTCGGGCTCGGCACCGTCGTCATCGACGACATCCCCGGCGATCACCTCACCAGCATGTCGGCGGCGCACGCCGCCGAGGTCGCCGCCCGGATCACCGCGCCGCTGCCGGAGGCGCGCGGCGAGCGGCAGCCGTGA
- a CDS encoding saccharopine dehydrogenase NADP-binding domain-containing protein, translating to MTEHSRRTGARTTVAVLGATGVVGRAAVRMLTGLGIGELRLGARDLTRASGFPPDAEPRRVDAFDTESLAAFCAGARLVLNCAGPSHLLLDRVARAALAAGSDYVDVSGDGPTHRLLAGSPLLDGERTAVLSAGMLPGLANVVPRVLADDLTGARLVVHAGGIEPFAPASAGDLALSLDSSDDGHWYGQTLAAWSGGRRVRNALPVREDVEVAGFPGRVTTMPFLTADAERLARATGLAELHWHNVFVGNALRLTLTRLRGRVRADAAALAGIVAEIGAAADLDLAGTDPFYLMAFTLHRPDRTDTAVLRTPSSFELTAATAVCAVRAVLSGAVPPGLHYADDVLDPRALLAGVTALGALPVWHTHRHAHDEPMEAGSL from the coding sequence GTGACCGAACACAGCCGTCGAACCGGGGCGCGCACCACCGTGGCGGTGCTGGGCGCCACCGGGGTCGTCGGGCGGGCCGCGGTGCGGATGCTCACCGGGCTCGGCATCGGCGAGCTGCGCCTGGGCGCCCGCGACCTCACCCGGGCGTCGGGATTCCCGCCCGACGCCGAACCGCGCCGGGTGGATGCCTTCGACACGGAATCGCTGGCCGCGTTCTGCGCGGGCGCCCGGCTCGTCCTGAACTGCGCGGGCCCGTCCCATCTGCTGCTGGACCGGGTGGCCCGGGCGGCCCTGGCGGCGGGCAGCGACTACGTCGACGTCTCCGGCGACGGCCCCACCCACCGGCTGCTCGCCGGGTCGCCGCTGCTGGACGGCGAGCGGACCGCGGTGCTGTCGGCGGGCATGCTGCCGGGCCTGGCGAACGTCGTTCCGCGCGTGCTGGCCGACGACCTCACCGGCGCCCGGCTGGTAGTCCACGCGGGCGGCATCGAACCGTTCGCCCCGGCCTCGGCCGGCGACCTCGCCCTGTCGCTGGACAGCTCCGACGACGGCCACTGGTACGGCCAGACCCTGGCCGCGTGGTCGGGGGGCCGTCGCGTGCGCAACGCCCTGCCGGTGCGCGAGGACGTCGAGGTCGCCGGGTTCCCCGGCCGGGTCACCACCATGCCGTTCCTCACCGCCGACGCGGAACGGCTGGCCCGGGCGACCGGGTTGGCGGAGCTGCACTGGCACAACGTCTTCGTGGGCAACGCGCTGCGGCTGACGCTCACCCGACTGCGCGGCCGCGTCCGCGCCGACGCCGCGGCGCTCGCCGGGATCGTCGCGGAGATCGGCGCCGCGGCCGACCTCGACCTGGCCGGAACGGACCCCTTCTACCTGATGGCGTTCACGCTGCACCGGCCCGACCGGACCGACACCGCGGTGCTGCGCACCCCGAGCAGCTTCGAGCTCACCGCCGCGACGGCGGTGTGCGCTGTGCGGGCGGTGCTGTCGGGGGCGGTGCCCCCGGGCCTGCACTACGCCGACGACGTCCTCGACCCCCGCGCCCTGCTCGCCGGGGTCACCGCCCTCGGAGCGCTGCCCGTCTGGCACACCCACCGGCACGCCCACGACGAACCGATGGAGGCCGGAAGCCTGTGA
- a CDS encoding Gfo/Idh/MocA family oxidoreductase has product MIATEPTPVPATPRVVVCGTSFGRVYLRAVQADPDVELAGIVSRGSATSREIAKTSGVPHYCGVDELPGDIDIACVAVRAGAAGGDGAQLAQQLLRRGIHVLQEHLLHPGELADCLRTARAHDARYRLNAFYPHLRPVELFLRAAAILRARQRPLHVDAAAGGQVAYSLLDIVGRAVGRLRPWAIGEPAPVAPEPAALADPPMPYTHLAAVIGGVPVSLRVQNQIHPADPDNHALLLHRIAIAFEGGVLSLADTHGPVLWSPRLHTGRDATGRLVMAGPGTERLDVPSTEVLGPATAPTFRTVFDELWPDSVRVALRQLRADIADPRRCAAADQWAMTVTALWQRLTTVLGPPELIRPPTPAPVPLPQLLAGPDPQTGVRG; this is encoded by the coding sequence GTGATCGCCACCGAACCGACGCCCGTACCCGCGACACCGAGGGTCGTCGTGTGCGGCACCTCGTTCGGCCGGGTGTATCTGCGCGCGGTGCAGGCCGACCCGGACGTCGAGCTCGCCGGCATCGTGTCCCGGGGCAGTGCCACGTCTCGGGAGATCGCGAAAACCTCTGGGGTGCCGCACTACTGCGGGGTCGACGAGCTGCCCGGCGACATCGACATCGCCTGCGTCGCGGTGCGCGCGGGCGCGGCGGGCGGTGACGGCGCGCAGCTGGCCCAGCAGCTGCTGCGCCGCGGCATCCACGTGCTACAGGAACACCTGCTGCATCCCGGCGAGCTCGCCGACTGCCTGCGGACCGCCCGCGCGCACGATGCCCGCTACCGGCTCAACGCGTTCTATCCGCACCTGCGCCCGGTCGAATTGTTCCTGCGCGCGGCCGCCATCCTGCGCGCGCGGCAACGGCCACTGCACGTGGACGCCGCGGCGGGTGGCCAGGTCGCCTACTCGCTGCTCGACATCGTCGGCCGTGCTGTGGGCAGGCTGCGGCCGTGGGCGATCGGCGAGCCGGCGCCCGTCGCGCCGGAGCCGGCCGCGCTGGCCGATCCGCCCATGCCCTACACCCACCTGGCCGCCGTGATCGGCGGTGTGCCGGTGTCGTTGCGGGTACAGAACCAGATCCACCCCGCCGACCCGGACAATCACGCGCTGCTGCTGCACCGGATCGCGATCGCCTTCGAGGGCGGCGTGCTGTCGCTGGCCGACACCCACGGACCGGTGCTGTGGAGCCCGCGCCTGCACACCGGCCGCGACGCGACCGGACGACTGGTCATGGCCGGACCCGGCACCGAACGGCTGGACGTGCCAAGCACCGAGGTGCTCGGGCCCGCGACCGCGCCCACGTTCCGGACGGTGTTCGACGAACTCTGGCCGGACAGCGTGCGGGTGGCGTTGCGGCAGTTGCGCGCCGACATCGCCGATCCCCGCCGCTGTGCGGCCGCCGACCAGTGGGCGATGACCGTGACCGCCCTCTGGCAGCGGCTCACCACCGTGCTCGGCCCACCCGAGCTGATCCGGCCGCCCACGCCCGCGCCGGTCCCGTTGCCGCAGCTGCTCGCCGGCCCGGACCCGCAGACCGGAGTCCGCGGATGA
- a CDS encoding cytochrome P450 has product MNAPGVSRGLADLHAFSADPYATMSRLYREHGAITELGAGPMRFRLALGTDATAFILGHSELFSWEAAFTALAPLTGRSALLVNDGDRHRHLRRLVTPAFTTRRVAAHRDTVTRHVEQAMDGWVPGEVVDLYPPLRRAVRRATLASLFGAAAVERADGLDEWLHDIHQAIDTDVVGGSIDRGSGSPVWRRALLARSAVHRWVIAEIERRTRLDEPGADVLGVLLRGVDGARLTDDEITDQLVSLLEAGAETTAAQLAWMVYRTMRDRPLWASVTAALAGHPSDAPEPPRLARLVSETMRLYPATAIISRTVAAEFTFAGTRFVPGDLLIFSPFHTHRLDAVWPDPERFDPGRWDPGSPRYRRPAPHEFLPFGGGPHRCIGARFATMAITAAFAALARRIDGEVLTTDARPAGLIGMRPRAGITVRITARR; this is encoded by the coding sequence ATGAACGCGCCCGGTGTGTCCCGGGGACTGGCCGACCTGCACGCGTTCTCGGCCGACCCCTACGCCACCATGTCGCGGCTGTACCGGGAGCACGGCGCGATCACCGAACTCGGAGCCGGGCCGATGCGTTTCCGGCTCGCGCTCGGCACCGACGCGACCGCGTTCATCCTCGGCCACAGCGAACTGTTCAGCTGGGAGGCGGCGTTCACCGCGCTGGCGCCGCTGACCGGGCGGTCCGCCCTGCTGGTCAACGACGGTGACCGGCACCGTCACCTGCGTCGGCTGGTGACACCCGCCTTCACCACGCGCCGTGTCGCCGCGCACCGGGATACCGTGACCCGCCACGTCGAGCAGGCGATGGACGGGTGGGTGCCCGGCGAGGTCGTCGACCTCTATCCGCCGCTGCGCCGGGCCGTGCGCCGCGCCACGCTGGCGAGCCTGTTCGGCGCGGCCGCTGTGGAACGCGCCGACGGCCTGGACGAGTGGCTGCACGACATCCATCAAGCCATCGACACCGACGTCGTCGGCGGGAGCATCGACCGCGGCTCCGGGTCCCCGGTCTGGCGCCGTGCGCTGTTGGCCCGGTCCGCGGTGCACCGGTGGGTGATCGCCGAGATCGAGCGGCGCACCCGGCTGGACGAGCCGGGCGCCGACGTGCTCGGGGTGCTGCTGCGCGGTGTCGACGGCGCCCGCCTCACCGACGACGAAATCACCGACCAGCTGGTCAGTTTGCTCGAGGCCGGTGCCGAGACCACCGCCGCGCAGCTGGCGTGGATGGTGTACCGCACGATGCGTGATCGCCCGCTGTGGGCGTCGGTCACCGCCGCGCTCGCCGGCCATCCCTCGGACGCGCCCGAGCCACCGCGGCTGGCTCGGCTCGTGTCCGAGACGATGCGGCTCTACCCGGCCACGGCGATCATCTCGCGCACGGTGGCCGCCGAATTCACCTTCGCCGGAACCCGTTTCGTCCCCGGCGACCTGCTGATCTTCAGCCCCTTCCACACCCACCGGCTCGATGCGGTGTGGCCGGACCCGGAACGCTTCGATCCCGGCCGGTGGGACCCCGGCTCCCCCCGCTACCGCCGCCCGGCGCCGCACGAGTTCCTGCCCTTCGGTGGCGGCCCGCACCGGTGCATCGGCGCGCGCTTCGCCACCATGGCGATCACCGCCGCGTTCGCCGCGCTCGCGCGCCGGATCGACGGCGAAGTGCTGACCACCGACGCGCGGCCCGCGGGGTTGATCGGGATGCGGCCGCGCGCCGGAATCACGGTGCGTATCACCGCGCGACGATGA
- a CDS encoding class I SAM-dependent methyltransferase, producing MNDYYSPVAEFYDLVPRAHADGEAALRKILSEVDPAAGTVVDIGAGTGRTCRVVAEVLPTAKIFACEPSPAMRAVLTHAVLADEDLRRRVTIVAEPAESMVLPDRISAVIVFGVLGHIGEQDRRALWDRMLPRLAPGAPVLVELLPVTRPTALPPMPLAREQIGDLVYDGTLEAEPIGGDLIRMTSTWRISGDAAPTRVVRNVSEWHTFGIEDLARETGLAGAQLTAQAGVLRAPRR from the coding sequence ATGAACGACTACTACTCACCCGTCGCGGAGTTCTACGACCTCGTGCCCCGCGCACACGCCGACGGTGAAGCGGCACTGCGGAAGATCCTGTCCGAGGTCGATCCGGCCGCGGGCACGGTGGTCGACATCGGCGCGGGCACCGGACGCACCTGCCGGGTCGTCGCCGAGGTGCTGCCGACCGCGAAAATCTTTGCCTGCGAACCGTCTCCGGCGATGCGCGCGGTGCTGACCCACGCCGTCCTGGCCGACGAGGACCTGCGCCGCCGGGTCACCATCGTCGCCGAACCGGCCGAGTCGATGGTGCTGCCGGACCGGATCTCGGCGGTGATCGTCTTCGGCGTGCTCGGTCACATCGGCGAACAGGATCGCCGGGCGCTGTGGGACCGGATGCTGCCGCGCCTGGCGCCCGGCGCGCCGGTGCTGGTGGAACTGCTGCCGGTCACGCGCCCGACCGCGCTGCCGCCGATGCCGTTGGCCCGCGAGCAGATCGGTGACCTCGTCTACGACGGGACACTCGAGGCCGAGCCGATCGGCGGTGACCTGATCCGGATGACCTCGACCTGGCGGATCAGCGGCGATGCGGCCCCCACCAGGGTGGTGCGCAACGTCAGCGAGTGGCACACCTTCGGCATCGAGGACCTGGCGCGGGAAACCGGCCTGGCCGGTGCACAACTCACCGCGCAGGCCGGCGTCCTGCGCGCCCCGCGCCGCTGA
- a CDS encoding MFS transporter encodes MAQTNRPAAVLATVVIVQFMVSLDLSVVNVALPAIQSEFDMSATALQWVVNAYAVVFGGFLLLGGRLGDVIGRRRTMIAGLVLFGAASLAGGLATDEALLIGARAVQGLGAAALSPLSLALITVTFPEGPARTKAVGLWAAATMLGGALGVVAGGLLTDFVDWRWVLLINVPIVVAALSTAARGIGGAEDRARPRLDIAGALLVTTAMLLLILGVVRTDEHGWASAVTVGTLAVGVVLLAAFVVVETRVAEPLMRLGLLAHGSVAGANVFGFMITAGQLAAFYFVSLHMQSVLLYSPATAGVCFVPFALGAVGGMRLVPVLVNRFGHRATLVVGGLLGAVGIAWFGTGGPGGTFLTDILGPSVVASVGIGISFVVMGTIAMRGVAAEEAGMASGLLNSSRQLGGALGLAVLATVAATVTAGDRTPAALSDGYSAAFFMGGALIAVGTVIAGLLIPRAEVPAKV; translated from the coding sequence ATGGCGCAGACGAACAGACCGGCAGCCGTGCTGGCGACCGTGGTGATCGTGCAGTTCATGGTCTCGCTGGACCTGTCGGTGGTGAATGTCGCGCTCCCGGCCATCCAGTCCGAGTTCGACATGTCGGCCACCGCACTGCAATGGGTCGTCAACGCCTATGCCGTGGTGTTCGGCGGATTCCTGCTGCTCGGCGGACGGCTCGGCGACGTGATCGGCCGCCGGCGGACGATGATCGCGGGCCTGGTCCTCTTCGGCGCCGCCAGCCTGGCGGGCGGCCTCGCCACCGACGAGGCCCTGCTCATCGGTGCCAGGGCGGTTCAGGGCCTGGGAGCCGCCGCCTTGTCGCCGCTGTCGCTGGCCTTGATCACCGTGACCTTCCCGGAGGGGCCCGCCCGCACCAAAGCGGTGGGGCTGTGGGCGGCGGCCACCATGCTCGGCGGTGCGCTCGGCGTGGTGGCCGGCGGTCTGCTCACCGACTTCGTGGACTGGCGGTGGGTGCTGCTGATCAACGTGCCGATCGTGGTCGCCGCGCTGAGCACGGCCGCGCGGGGGATCGGGGGTGCCGAGGACCGGGCGCGACCCCGGCTCGACATCGCCGGCGCCCTGCTGGTGACCACCGCGATGCTGCTGCTGATCCTCGGGGTGGTGCGCACCGACGAGCACGGCTGGGCCTCCGCCGTCACGGTCGGCACGCTCGCGGTCGGCGTGGTGCTGCTGGCGGCGTTCGTCGTGGTGGAAACCCGTGTCGCCGAACCGCTCATGCGCCTGGGGCTGCTCGCGCACGGAAGTGTCGCGGGCGCCAACGTCTTCGGTTTCATGATCACCGCCGGGCAGCTGGCCGCCTTCTACTTCGTCTCGTTGCACATGCAGTCGGTGCTGCTGTACTCGCCCGCCACCGCCGGGGTGTGCTTCGTGCCCTTCGCGCTCGGCGCCGTGGGCGGCATGCGTCTGGTTCCGGTGCTGGTGAACCGGTTCGGCCATCGGGCGACGCTCGTGGTCGGCGGGCTGCTCGGCGCGGTCGGGATCGCGTGGTTCGGCACGGGCGGGCCCGGTGGCACGTTCCTCACCGACATTCTCGGCCCCTCGGTGGTGGCGAGCGTCGGCATCGGCATCAGCTTCGTGGTCATGGGCACCATCGCCATGCGCGGCGTCGCGGCCGAGGAGGCGGGGATGGCCTCCGGCCTGTTGAACAGCTCCCGCCAGCTCGGCGGCGCGCTCGGCCTGGCGGTGCTGGCCACGGTGGCCGCGACGGTCACCGCGGGCGATCGAACTCCCGCGGCGCTCAGCGACGGCTACTCGGCCGCGTTCTTCATGGGTGGCGCGTTGATCGCGGTCGGCACGGTGATCGCGGGACTGCTGATCCCGCGCGCGGAGGTCCCGGCGAAGGTGTGA